A genomic segment from Paucidesulfovibrio longus DSM 6739 encodes:
- the tsaA gene encoding tRNA (N6-threonylcarbamoyladenosine(37)-N6)-methyltransferase TrmO: MNMILKPVGSVRSPLKDRKQAPKQGSEGAPAADIEMLPEYADALLGLQAGAQLVLLTWLDRSDRTALQVHPRGDETRARRGVFATRSPDRPNPVGLHEVRLVSIHGLRLRVEPLEALDGTPVIDIKPLI, from the coding sequence ATGAACATGATCCTGAAACCTGTCGGGAGCGTCCGCTCCCCACTCAAGGACAGGAAGCAGGCCCCGAAACAAGGCAGCGAGGGTGCTCCCGCCGCCGACATCGAAATGCTGCCGGAATATGCGGACGCGCTGCTCGGCCTTCAGGCCGGGGCGCAGCTGGTCTTGCTGACATGGCTTGACCGTTCCGACCGGACCGCGCTCCAGGTACATCCCCGCGGCGACGAAACCCGCGCCCGGCGCGGCGTGTTCGCCACCCGCTCGCCCGACCGCCCCAATCCCGTGGGGCTGCATGAGGTCAGGCTCGTTTCCATTCATGGCCTGCGCCTTCGCGTGGAACCGCTGGAAGCCCTCGACGGCACTCCGGTCATCGACATCAAGCCGCTGATCTAG
- a CDS encoding alkaline phosphatase family protein, giving the protein MAERPRLLLLGLDGLPLDLARRLAAELPNLGRIVPDAVTVEAELPELSPVNWTSLATGKGPEEHGIFGFSRLDPQTFRIGVASAADVACPTIFDRLGERGLVSRVVNLPNTYPARPLRGMLVAGFVAEQWERAVYPPFLASALEGYKLEADTSRGSADPAFLLDELRATLASRRRALALLWPDLDWDLFVFVLTETDRLFHFLFPALTDPAHPWRGPCLELLREWDLLIGETLDRWEALPGSKRLMVVADHGFTALRTEVDLNAWLRQQGLLRLAGAPADEWDASVVTPDSAAFALDPGRIYLNTAQRFPRGTLRSEQARKLLPVVRSGLENLTFKGERVMERVFTGEELYPGPRLDRAPDLVCLARPGFDCKAKFDREDVFGTFGRTGAHTAHGAIFFDSEGFRPARMRDAGAEILRHFGLHTDRPGTRPDAFLI; this is encoded by the coding sequence ATGGCCGAACGCCCCCGGCTGCTGCTTCTCGGCCTGGACGGGCTGCCCCTGGACCTTGCCCGGCGTCTTGCGGCGGAACTGCCGAACCTGGGGCGCATCGTTCCGGACGCCGTCACGGTCGAGGCCGAACTGCCGGAGCTGTCCCCCGTGAACTGGACGTCCCTTGCCACAGGCAAGGGACCGGAAGAACACGGGATATTCGGCTTTTCCAGACTCGACCCGCAGACGTTCCGCATCGGCGTGGCCAGCGCCGCGGACGTGGCCTGCCCGACCATCTTCGACAGGCTGGGAGAGCGCGGACTGGTCAGCCGGGTCGTGAACCTGCCCAACACCTACCCGGCCCGGCCCCTGCGCGGCATGCTCGTGGCGGGATTCGTGGCCGAGCAATGGGAGCGGGCCGTGTACCCGCCTTTTCTGGCCTCGGCTCTCGAGGGCTACAAGCTGGAGGCGGACACCAGCCGGGGCAGCGCGGACCCGGCCTTCCTGCTGGACGAGCTGCGGGCCACCCTGGCCTCGCGGCGCCGCGCCCTGGCCCTGCTCTGGCCCGACCTCGACTGGGATCTCTTCGTCTTCGTGCTCACGGAAACGGACCGGCTGTTCCACTTCCTCTTTCCGGCGCTGACCGATCCCGCGCACCCCTGGCGCGGTCCCTGCCTCGAGCTGCTGCGCGAGTGGGATCTGCTCATCGGCGAGACGCTGGACCGCTGGGAAGCGCTGCCCGGTTCCAAGCGGCTCATGGTCGTGGCGGACCACGGCTTCACCGCCCTGCGCACCGAGGTGGACCTCAACGCCTGGCTCCGGCAGCAGGGCCTGCTGCGGCTCGCAGGCGCGCCCGCCGACGAATGGGACGCTTCCGTGGTGACCCCCGATTCCGCGGCCTTCGCCCTGGATCCGGGCCGCATCTACCTGAACACGGCGCAGCGCTTTCCGCGAGGCACCCTGCGCTCCGAGCAGGCCCGAAAGCTGCTGCCCGTCGTCAGAAGCGGACTCGAGAACTTGACCTTCAAGGGGGAGCGGGTCATGGAAAGGGTGTTCACCGGCGAGGAGCTTTACCCCGGCCCAAGGCTCGACCGCGCCCCGGATCTCGTCTGCCTCGCCCGGCCCGGTTTCGACTGCAAGGCCAAGTTCGACCGCGAGGACGTCTTCGGAACCTTCGGACGCACGGGAGCGCACACTGCGCACGGAGCCATCTTTTTCGACAGCGAAGGCTTCCGGCCCGCGCGCATGCGCGACGCCGGAGCGGAAATACTTCGTCATTTCGGGCTGCATACAGACCGGCCCGGCACGCGACCCGACGCCTTCTTGATCTGA
- a CDS encoding ATP-dependent helicase encodes MSIDFQKELNPAQLEAVMHQGSPALVIAGAGSGKTRTIVYRLARLVQEGVAPENILLLTFTRKAAQEMLQRAGGILGRNLSGTSGGTFHSFAYGVLRRHAHVLGFENGFTLLDRADSENVAKEVKDSLELGKGDRSYPKKATLLDMITKSRNKELGISSIVENEAFHLSAYAEDFQAVSNGYARFKQEHALMDYDDLLFRFEELLLADPLLLEELRRRYRHIMVDEYQDTNKVQARLVRLLSGERGDIIAVGDDAQSIYAFRGADVANILDFPKIFTGAKLIRLEKNYRSTQPILNMTNHILAGARSKFDKKLYTDRTDGPLPRIVHPLSDQTQANQVVEEIIKLAKKYPLHDIAVLFRAGYQSYPLEVALSRVGIGYQKYGGLRFQEAAHIKDALSYLRLTRNPADLIAWRRALEPLKGVGAKTADRIAKARLSGDDKYMAKALKRFPALKELLAHLDTLRQATRPGQALELISTFYQPLLVELYPDDYPKRQAGLDQLAQIAANYASIDDFLGDLTLDGDQEEDKRKENALVLSTVHSSKGLEWSAVLIIDLVEDRFPSKKALARPEDLDEERRLLYVACTRARDSLTLFVPATIYNRYNAVSEPATPSPFLAELPASCAEIWREGYSSGLSRFKSDGTGNAASAPRPFADDAPTKDTTPAPPLRDPSQLGFCRHKIFGQGKIVAEIPPNKYRVNFPGFGLKVIVADYLELL; translated from the coding sequence ATGTCCATCGATTTCCAGAAAGAACTGAACCCGGCCCAGCTGGAAGCCGTCATGCACCAGGGCAGCCCGGCCCTGGTCATCGCAGGGGCAGGTTCCGGCAAGACCCGCACCATCGTCTACCGCCTGGCCAGGCTCGTGCAGGAAGGCGTCGCCCCGGAAAACATCCTCCTGCTGACCTTCACCCGCAAGGCCGCCCAGGAAATGCTCCAGCGCGCGGGCGGCATCCTCGGGCGCAACCTTTCCGGCACCAGCGGCGGCACGTTCCATTCCTTCGCCTATGGAGTGCTGCGCCGCCACGCCCATGTGCTCGGATTCGAAAACGGCTTCACCCTGCTCGACCGGGCCGACTCGGAAAACGTGGCCAAGGAGGTCAAGGACAGCCTGGAGCTGGGCAAGGGCGACCGTTCCTACCCCAAGAAGGCCACCCTGCTGGACATGATCACCAAGTCCCGCAACAAGGAACTCGGCATTTCGAGCATCGTCGAGAACGAAGCCTTCCACCTTTCGGCCTACGCCGAGGACTTCCAGGCGGTGTCCAACGGCTATGCGCGGTTCAAGCAGGAACACGCGCTCATGGACTACGACGACCTGCTCTTCCGCTTCGAGGAGCTGCTCCTGGCCGACCCGCTCCTGCTGGAGGAGCTTCGCCGGCGCTACCGCCACATCATGGTGGACGAGTACCAGGACACCAACAAGGTCCAGGCCCGGCTGGTCCGGCTGCTGTCCGGCGAACGCGGCGACATCATCGCCGTGGGCGACGACGCCCAGTCCATCTACGCCTTTCGGGGTGCGGACGTGGCCAACATCCTCGACTTCCCGAAAATCTTCACGGGCGCAAAGCTCATCCGGCTGGAAAAGAACTACCGTTCCACCCAGCCCATCCTGAACATGACCAACCACATCCTGGCCGGGGCGCGCAGCAAGTTCGACAAAAAGCTCTACACCGACCGCACGGACGGTCCCCTGCCGCGCATCGTGCATCCCCTCAGCGACCAGACGCAGGCCAACCAGGTCGTGGAAGAAATCATCAAGCTGGCCAAGAAGTATCCCCTGCACGACATCGCCGTCCTCTTCCGGGCCGGGTACCAGTCCTATCCCCTGGAAGTGGCCCTGAGCCGCGTGGGCATCGGCTACCAGAAATACGGCGGACTTCGCTTCCAGGAAGCCGCGCACATCAAGGACGCCCTCTCCTACCTGCGCCTGACCCGCAACCCGGCGGACCTCATAGCCTGGAGACGCGCGCTGGAACCGCTCAAGGGCGTGGGCGCCAAGACCGCGGACCGCATCGCCAAGGCGCGGCTCTCCGGCGACGACAAATACATGGCCAAGGCCCTGAAGCGCTTCCCGGCGCTCAAGGAGCTGCTCGCCCATCTGGACACCCTGCGCCAGGCCACGCGTCCCGGCCAGGCTCTGGAATTGATCTCGACCTTCTACCAGCCCCTGCTGGTGGAACTCTACCCGGACGATTACCCCAAGCGCCAGGCCGGGCTGGATCAGCTGGCCCAGATCGCAGCCAACTACGCGAGCATCGACGATTTCCTCGGCGACCTGACCCTGGACGGGGACCAGGAGGAGGACAAGCGCAAGGAAAACGCGCTGGTGCTCTCCACGGTCCATTCCTCCAAGGGCCTGGAATGGAGCGCGGTGCTGATCATCGATCTCGTGGAAGACCGCTTCCCCTCCAAGAAAGCCCTGGCCCGGCCAGAAGACCTGGACGAGGAACGCCGCCTGCTCTACGTGGCCTGCACGCGCGCCCGCGATTCCCTCACGCTTTTCGTGCCCGCCACCATCTACAACCGCTACAACGCGGTTTCCGAACCGGCCACTCCGAGTCCCTTCCTCGCGGAGCTGCCCGCGAGCTGCGCCGAAATCTGGCGGGAGGGCTACTCCTCCGGCCTGAGCCGCTTCAAGAGCGACGGAACCGGCAACGCCGCCAGCGCCCCGCGCCCCTTTGCGGACGACGCGCCCACAAAGGACACGACGCCCGCGCCGCCGCTGCGCGACCCCTCCCAGCTCGGCTTCTGCCGCCATAAGATCTTCGGGCAGGGAAAAATCGTGGCCGAAATTCCGCCGAACAAATACCGGGTCAACTTCCCCGGTTTCGGTCTCAAGGTCATCGTGGCCGATTACCTTGAATTGCTATAG
- the ilvN gene encoding acetolactate synthase small subunit translates to MKHTLSVTVENEPGVLSRVAGLFSGRGFNIESLNVGPTLEPGVSRMTITTEGDEQIIEQIVKQLRKLVTVIKVRDLTELKAVAREMVLVKVNAEEGKRAEILRIVDIFRCKVVDVSLDEVTIECTGDAGKIEAIIDLLTRFGIKEIARTGATALKRAKQ, encoded by the coding sequence ATGAAACATACGCTTTCCGTCACGGTGGAAAACGAACCGGGCGTGCTCTCCAGGGTGGCCGGACTGTTCAGCGGGCGCGGGTTCAACATCGAGTCCCTCAACGTCGGCCCCACGCTGGAGCCGGGCGTCTCCCGCATGACCATCACCACCGAGGGCGATGAACAGATTATCGAACAGATCGTCAAGCAACTCAGAAAGCTCGTGACCGTGATCAAGGTCCGGGATCTGACCGAACTCAAGGCGGTTGCGCGCGAAATGGTCCTCGTGAAGGTGAATGCCGAAGAGGGCAAACGCGCAGAAATCCTACGAATCGTTGACATCTTTCGCTGCAAGGTCGTGGACGTCAGCCTGGACGAAGTGACCATCGAATGCACCGGCGACGCCGGGAAGATCGAGGCGATCATCGACCTGCTCACCCGCTTCGGCATCAAGGAAATCGCCCGTACCGGGGCCACCGCGCTCAAGCGCGCCAAACAATAG
- the ilvC gene encoding ketol-acid reductoisomerase codes for MKVFYESDADLKFLKDKTVAVIGYGSQGHAHAQNLRDSGVNVIIGQRPGGKNYELAKEHGFEPVSAKEAAAKADMIMILLPDQVQGDVYKNDIAPGLVDGNILAFGHGFNIHFGRIKPPKGVDVVMIAPKGPGHLVRRTFTEGGAVPALVAVEQDASGKAMDIALAYARGIGATRSGVIQTTFREETETDLFGEQVVLCGGLTELCKAGFETLVEAGYQPEVAYFECLHEIKLIVDLMYEGGLAKMRDSISDTAEYGDYRTGKRIITDETRWEMRQILTEIQDGTFAKDFILESQAGYPRMNAERRMASENLLEVVGGKLRKMMSWLKK; via the coding sequence ATGAAAGTTTTTTACGAAAGCGACGCTGATCTGAAGTTTCTGAAGGACAAGACCGTTGCCGTCATCGGCTACGGCAGCCAGGGCCACGCCCACGCCCAGAACCTTCGCGACAGCGGCGTGAATGTGATCATCGGCCAGCGCCCCGGCGGCAAGAACTACGAACTTGCCAAGGAGCACGGCTTCGAGCCTGTCAGCGCCAAAGAGGCCGCCGCCAAGGCCGACATGATCATGATCCTGCTGCCCGACCAGGTCCAGGGCGATGTCTACAAGAACGACATCGCTCCCGGTCTCGTGGACGGCAACATCCTGGCCTTCGGCCACGGTTTCAACATCCATTTCGGCCGCATCAAGCCCCCCAAGGGCGTTGACGTGGTCATGATCGCCCCCAAGGGACCGGGACACCTGGTTCGCCGCACCTTCACCGAAGGCGGCGCCGTTCCCGCTCTGGTGGCCGTCGAGCAGGACGCTTCCGGCAAGGCCATGGACATCGCTCTGGCCTATGCCCGCGGCATCGGGGCGACCCGTTCCGGCGTCATTCAGACCACCTTCCGCGAAGAGACCGAAACCGACCTTTTCGGCGAGCAGGTCGTGCTTTGCGGCGGTCTGACCGAGCTGTGCAAGGCCGGTTTCGAAACGCTGGTCGAGGCCGGATATCAGCCGGAAGTCGCCTACTTCGAGTGCCTGCATGAGATCAAGCTCATCGTGGACCTGATGTACGAGGGCGGCTTGGCCAAGATGCGCGACTCCATCTCCGACACCGCCGAGTACGGCGACTACCGCACCGGCAAGCGGATCATCACCGACGAGACCCGTTGGGAGATGCGCCAGATCTTGACCGAGATCCAGGACGGCACGTTTGCCAAGGACTTCATCCTGGAATCCCAGGCAGGCTACCCGCGCATGAACGCCGAACGGCGCATGGCCTCCGAGAACCTGCTTGAGGTCGTCGGCGGCAAGCTCCGCAAGATGATGAGCTGGCTCAAGAAATAG
- the thiL gene encoding thiamine-phosphate kinase yields the protein MPPHSEEDFLELIDRYFPNVPDTVLLGRGDDCCIIPRGSDICLSTDLFLDTVHFRRSYFQPEEIGYKALAVNVSDIAGMGAAPRGFTLELMIPDGLPADFWPRFFSGMSELAAEHELALVGGDLSRSPFLGIGMTIWGEPGRSGRLLTRGNARPGDLIFVVGEIGMARVGLSVLESLGHVAREEWPQSVGAHLRPRPRVAEGLALADLPEVRGCMDISDGLARDLPRFLALSQGYGADLDLHAYRYEPELLRLALQLGEIPAMTVLLGGEDYGLLGACAPEGKDALLNAVPGVAIVGVVSEEPGIRLDHEPLTAKGFDHFSG from the coding sequence GTGCCCCCGCACTCCGAAGAAGACTTCCTCGAACTCATCGACCGATATTTCCCCAATGTTCCGGACACGGTGCTGCTGGGACGCGGCGATGACTGCTGCATCATTCCGCGCGGTTCGGACATCTGCCTGTCCACCGACCTCTTTCTGGACACCGTGCATTTCCGGCGCAGCTATTTCCAGCCCGAAGAAATCGGATACAAGGCTCTGGCCGTCAACGTCAGCGATATCGCCGGCATGGGCGCAGCCCCCAGGGGGTTCACCCTGGAATTGATGATCCCGGACGGCCTTCCCGCAGATTTTTGGCCCCGTTTTTTCAGCGGCATGAGCGAGCTGGCCGCCGAGCACGAACTAGCCCTGGTCGGCGGAGATTTGAGCCGTTCCCCGTTCCTGGGCATCGGCATGACCATCTGGGGCGAACCAGGCCGCAGCGGACGGCTGCTGACGCGCGGCAATGCCCGGCCGGGCGACCTGATTTTCGTTGTCGGGGAAATCGGCATGGCGCGCGTGGGCCTGAGCGTCCTGGAATCGCTTGGCCACGTCGCCCGCGAAGAGTGGCCCCAATCGGTGGGCGCGCATCTTCGCCCCCGGCCTCGGGTCGCCGAGGGTCTTGCCCTGGCGGACCTGCCCGAAGTTCGCGGCTGCATGGACATTTCCGACGGACTTGCCCGCGACCTGCCCCGGTTCCTGGCCCTGAGCCAAGGATATGGAGCGGATCTCGACCTCCACGCGTACCGCTATGAGCCGGAACTGCTCCGGCTCGCGCTGCAACTCGGCGAGATTCCGGCCATGACCGTGCTGCTCGGCGGCGAGGATTACGGCCTGCTCGGCGCGTGCGCCCCCGAAGGCAAGGACGCGCTGCTGAACGCCGTGCCCGGCGTGGCCATCGTGGGCGTGGTTTCCGAGGAACCCGGCATTCGGCTCGACCACGAACCTCTGACGGCAAAGGGCTTCGATCACTTCAGCGGCTGA
- a CDS encoding DUF3179 domain-containing (seleno)protein, giving the protein MPTNWKLSAAFLLLLLISFAAWRVFVDSPDSPCQDRYEQLQDRMVSSGFPKDGIPAIDSPRFVPADQAALPDSEWVLGLDLPGLTAAFPRCILDWHEIVNLNLDGEPLAVTYCSLSRSGVAFRGLRLGVSGRLLNSNLVAYDRDTGSLLPQISGIFISGPLCGERAERLPLTACTWADWRAAHPKTLALSRNTGYTRDYSSESPQAPYAEFNVGDESPFPLAARSDALAPKTVVLVFERGGEFLAVPKQGFAERHPQELALRLGGSLLLLHWDAALKTVAAQSGPQGMEVFWFAWYAAHPETRLEM; this is encoded by the coding sequence ATGCCCACCAACTGGAAGTTGAGCGCGGCCTTTCTGCTGCTTCTGCTGATCTCCTTCGCCGCCTGGCGCGTTTTCGTGGACAGTCCGGATTCGCCCTGCCAGGACCGCTACGAACAGCTCCAGGACCGGATGGTTTCCAGCGGCTTTCCCAAGGACGGCATCCCCGCCATCGACAGCCCGCGCTTTGTCCCGGCGGACCAGGCCGCCCTGCCCGATTCGGAATGGGTTCTCGGCTTGGATCTCCCCGGTTTGACGGCGGCCTTCCCGCGCTGCATTCTGGACTGGCACGAAATCGTCAATCTGAATCTGGACGGCGAGCCGCTCGCCGTGACCTATTGCTCTCTCAGCCGGAGCGGGGTTGCATTTCGCGGCCTTCGTCTCGGTGTTTCCGGCAGGCTCCTGAACTCCAACCTCGTGGCCTACGATCGCGACACGGGTTCGCTCCTGCCGCAGATTTCCGGGATTTTCATCAGCGGTCCGCTTTGCGGCGAACGTGCGGAACGCCTTCCGCTCACCGCCTGCACCTGGGCGGATTGGCGCGCCGCCCACCCCAAGACCCTGGCGCTTTCCCGCAACACCGGGTATACGCGCGACTATTCCAGCGAATCGCCGCAAGCGCCCTACGCCGAATTCAATGTCGGCGACGAGTCCCCTTTCCCCCTCGCGGCCCGGAGCGACGCCCTTGCACCGAAGACCGTGGTGCTCGTCTTCGAGCGCGGAGGCGAATTTCTCGCCGTTCCCAAGCAAGGCTTTGCGGAACGCCATCCGCAGGAACTCGCGCTTCGGCTCGGCGGCTCCCTGCTCCTCTTGCACTGGGACGCCGCCCTGAAAACCGTCGCGGCCCAAAGCGGCCCCCAGGGCATGGAGGTTTTCTGGTTCGCATGGTATGCGGCGCACCCGGAGACACGGCTTGAAATGTAA
- a CDS encoding DUF2156 domain-containing protein translates to MELHFDKPRIEQADEYNRILATCPQIPTSDYAFANIFGWAEKYGLELAMSNGLAWIRQTLPETVYWAPLGAWENYEWTKCCIVPELGRFTRVPEYLALLWEEKFAGAIETKECREHWDYIYNVPELIELRGNRFHKKKNLLKQFVKLYDYEYSPLGPECVEEVLEMQEEWLRWFEEHNPSDALKAENVAITRVLQQFDQIKGLTGGAIRVDGKVVAYTVAEPVSDESIVIHFEKGNTAYKGVYQAINQMFLEAQASGYLYVNREQDLGEEGLRKAKLSYNPAFMLKKYEAVFPAGGAA, encoded by the coding sequence ATGGAACTCCATTTCGACAAACCACGCATTGAACAAGCCGATGAGTACAACCGGATTCTGGCGACCTGTCCCCAGATTCCGACTTCGGACTACGCCTTCGCCAACATCTTCGGCTGGGCGGAAAAATACGGCCTGGAACTGGCCATGAGCAACGGGCTGGCCTGGATTCGCCAGACCCTGCCCGAAACCGTCTACTGGGCTCCGCTCGGCGCGTGGGAAAACTACGAGTGGACCAAGTGCTGCATCGTGCCCGAACTCGGCCGCTTCACCCGCGTGCCCGAATACCTCGCCCTGCTCTGGGAAGAGAAGTTCGCCGGAGCCATCGAAACCAAAGAATGCCGCGAGCATTGGGATTACATCTACAACGTGCCGGAGCTCATCGAGCTGCGCGGCAACCGCTTCCATAAAAAGAAGAACTTGCTCAAGCAGTTCGTGAAGCTCTACGACTACGAATACTCCCCCCTCGGCCCGGAATGCGTGGAGGAGGTGCTGGAAATGCAGGAGGAATGGCTGCGCTGGTTCGAGGAGCACAATCCCTCGGACGCGCTCAAGGCCGAAAACGTGGCCATCACCCGCGTGCTCCAGCAATTCGACCAGATCAAGGGCCTCACCGGCGGAGCCATCCGCGTGGACGGCAAGGTCGTGGCCTATACCGTGGCGGAGCCCGTGTCCGACGAATCCATCGTCATCCATTTCGAGAAGGGCAACACCGCCTACAAGGGCGTGTATCAGGCCATCAACCAGATGTTCCTGGAAGCCCAGGCCAGCGGGTATCTCTACGTCAACCGGGAACAGGATCTCGGCGAGGAGGGGCTGCGCAAGGCCAAGCTTTCCTACAACCCCGCCTTCATGCTCAAGAAGTACGAAGCGGTGTTCCCGGCGGGAGGGGCGGCCTAG
- a CDS encoding chalcone isomerase family protein: MSRNRWRCLSRLLVAATALLFSVSMSHSTAFAAERAGVTLPDAADAHGAPLVLNGTALRSVFVFDVYVAGLYLPQRTSDAEAILAADTPRRMVMHFVRDVDRQDLCKGWRKGLKKNVPDADEMLRKDFEKLCGAMSDIKDGQDLTFTYLPQQGTTIQFGGEVRDTIPGKDFADALWSCWIGPDPDPGKGFKRELLGQD; encoded by the coding sequence ATGTCGAGAAATCGTTGGCGCTGCCTTTCCCGCCTGTTGGTCGCCGCGACCGCCCTCTTGTTTTCGGTGTCGATGTCCCATTCCACGGCCTTCGCAGCCGAACGCGCCGGCGTGACGCTTCCCGACGCCGCCGATGCGCACGGCGCGCCGCTGGTCCTCAACGGAACGGCGCTGCGCTCGGTCTTCGTCTTCGACGTCTACGTGGCGGGTCTGTATCTTCCGCAGCGCACTTCGGACGCCGAGGCAATCCTGGCAGCCGACACCCCACGGCGCATGGTCATGCATTTCGTGCGGGATGTGGACAGGCAAGACCTCTGCAAGGGGTGGCGGAAAGGCCTGAAGAAGAACGTCCCTGATGCGGACGAGATGCTCAGGAAGGATTTCGAGAAGCTGTGCGGTGCGATGTCCGACATCAAGGACGGCCAGGATTTGACGTTCACCTACCTGCCGCAGCAGGGCACGACGATTCAGTTTGGTGGAGAAGTCCGGGATACGATTCCCGGCAAGGATTTCGCCGATGCGCTTTGGAGCTGCTGGATCGGCCCTGACCCAGATCCGGGGAAAGGCTTCAAGCGCGAACTGCTCGGACAGGATTGA
- the ilvB gene encoding biosynthetic-type acetolactate synthase large subunit, whose product MELTGAQALLKCLEKEGVKTIFGFPGGAVIDIYDELPNFPVEHILVRHEQGAIHAADGYARATGDVGVCLLTSGPGATNAVTGIATAYMDSIPVVIFTGQVPTPLIGNDAFQEVDIVGITRPCTKHNYLVKDVKDLARVVKQAFYLARSGRPGPVLVDLPKDVLQAKCDFDYPRNVRLRSYNPNLKPHVGQTRKVAKLLRDAKRPLIYSGGGVISARAHRELVWLARRLNVPVTSTLMGLGAFPGDDDLWLGMLGMHGTYAANMAVNNCDLLLAIGARFDDRVTGKVNTFAPKATIVHVDIDPTSIQKNVAVHVPLVADCKSALAALKEELEPDLDVPAWQAKHADWVGQVRSWASEHPLTYNASTTGAIKPQYVVEKIYEITKGDAIIATEVGQNQMWAAQFYRFKSPNTFLSSGGLGTMGYGFPAAMGAQKAFPDKLVIDIAGDGSIQMCIQEMATVVCNNLPVKIVILNNGYLGMVRQWQELFYGKNYCQTCMDAQPDFVKLAEAYGAEGYRITDSKDVESVLREAFASPKPVIVDVRVEREENVYPMVPAGASLAEMLLV is encoded by the coding sequence ATGGAGCTGACAGGGGCTCAGGCTTTGCTGAAATGCCTGGAAAAGGAAGGGGTCAAGACCATCTTCGGTTTTCCTGGCGGGGCAGTGATCGACATTTATGACGAACTGCCCAATTTTCCCGTCGAGCACATTCTGGTGCGACATGAGCAGGGTGCGATTCATGCGGCGGACGGATATGCCCGCGCCACCGGCGACGTGGGCGTATGCCTGCTGACGTCGGGACCGGGGGCGACCAACGCCGTCACCGGCATCGCCACCGCCTACATGGATTCCATCCCGGTGGTCATTTTCACCGGGCAGGTTCCCACCCCGCTCATCGGCAATGACGCCTTCCAGGAAGTGGACATCGTCGGGATTACCCGCCCCTGTACCAAGCACAATTATCTAGTCAAGGATGTCAAGGACTTGGCCCGGGTCGTGAAGCAGGCCTTTTATCTGGCCCGCTCCGGCAGGCCCGGGCCGGTCCTTGTCGACCTGCCCAAGGATGTGCTCCAGGCCAAGTGCGATTTCGACTATCCCCGCAACGTGCGCCTGCGGAGCTACAATCCCAATCTCAAGCCCCATGTCGGCCAGACCCGCAAGGTGGCCAAGCTGCTGCGCGACGCCAAGCGCCCGCTGATCTATTCCGGCGGCGGAGTGATCAGCGCCCGCGCGCACCGCGAGCTGGTCTGGCTGGCCCGGCGGCTGAACGTGCCCGTGACCTCGACGCTCATGGGGCTCGGCGCTTTTCCCGGCGACGACGACCTCTGGCTCGGCATGCTCGGCATGCACGGCACCTACGCGGCCAACATGGCCGTGAACAACTGCGACCTGCTGCTGGCCATCGGCGCGCGCTTCGACGACCGCGTCACCGGCAAGGTCAACACCTTTGCGCCGAAGGCCACCATCGTGCACGTGGACATCGATCCCACGTCGATCCAGAAGAACGTGGCCGTGCACGTGCCGCTTGTGGCCGACTGCAAAAGCGCGCTTGCCGCGCTCAAGGAAGAGCTGGAACCCGACCTGGACGTGCCCGCCTGGCAGGCCAAGCACGCGGACTGGGTCGGGCAGGTCCGCTCCTGGGCGAGCGAGCATCCCCTGACCTACAACGCCAGCACCACAGGGGCCATCAAGCCGCAGTACGTGGTTGAAAAGATTTACGAGATCACCAAGGGCGACGCGATCATCGCCACGGAGGTGGGCCAGAACCAGATGTGGGCGGCCCAGTTCTATCGTTTCAAGTCGCCGAATACCTTCCTCTCCTCCGGCGGCCTCGGCACCATGGGCTACGGGTTTCCCGCGGCCATGGGCGCGCAGAAGGCCTTTCCGGATAAGCTGGTCATCGACATCGCGGGCGACGGATCCATCCAGATGTGCATCCAGGAAATGGCCACCGTGGTCTGCAACAACCTGCCGGTCAAGATCGTTATCCTGAACAACGGCTATCTCGGAATGGTTCGGCAGTGGCAGGAGCTGTTCTACGGCAAGAACTACTGCCAGACCTGCATGGACGCCCAGCCCGACTTCGTGAAGCTGGCCGAGGCCTATGGCGCCGAAGGATACCGCATCACCGATTCGAAGGATGTGGAGTCGGTGCTGCGCGAGGCCTTTGCTTCCCCGAAGCCCGTCATCGTTGATGTGCGTGTGGAAAGGGAGGAGAACGTTTACCCCATGGTTCCGGCTGGGGCCTCCCTCGCCGAGATGCTGCTCGTCTAG